tataccatttattaatttgtcaaaaaaaaaaaataataacaaacaattttacacaaaataaatttgtataaatattgtttagttgctatttttataaatatgaatttaaaagaatattaaatccGTATAgctagtataaaattataatatataaatttttttttttgtgtaattattatcaatacaatataatatacctatttataaatattattagtaataatttattacttacaatAGTAAGTTGGTAcctattttctatatatttaacacaacaatactaattattaactaactaaagttaaaaaataattaatttctattgaccggtatgttaatttaatttttcataaatgaagtaatatttttacttttaaccaAATATGTTAATGCTTTTAGGATACAtatctgtattatttttatctaataattagatttgaaaatttaaaacctttACATGAAACAAAAACCtgcagtattatttataaataagaattcaAACTGatattgtgaatttttatatattacatgtttattaattttatcttaccTGTATTATTGCGCTGGAATCCCTACGGCTACAGTTATCGCCACTACCAGATCAGCTTTTAAAAGGATATCAAGAGAGCGCTTAAAGATATATACTCTCCGAATGCGATGGGTGGCGCTTTATTTCTTTTGCAACAAGTAGGCGTGACGTGTTGTCACACGcattggtatttatttttattgcaatgCACATACACTcccttatataataataaaaatatggtaatattgttctatactgtttaaggttttttatatgattattattatttcaacgaGTTATTTTTGTATCGTTTTATGAGTTCATACGCTGTTAAactgttcaaaaataataaatatataatgtaggtacacaGACTATTAATCTTGATGTTATTTGTTTCAAATGTGTTGGAGTTATTTTGGTTATATGAAACatagtattttagtaaaacaataacattaaaacaaattaataaaccaataaacattttatttttatttattatagaaattataaattactacatgataatttattgtcaaatAGTAACAacgagtttttatttaattttgttatcagACTCGTCTCTATAACGATAATTTGAATTCGTTGATAGTCTTGAAGCTGTCGGATGCTTCCAACTATTTCCTCTCCGTCCTCTTGTAACCCAGAAATAGTCATCATCTCCCTCGGCTCTTCTATCGATTGTTAGCCACATTGGCTCATCGACGTAAAGTGGCTTTTCTAAAtgtccttaaaaattaaacattatcaataattaataaatatttttagtaatgttAATCATAtgcttcatattattttataaaagtttacagccaaaatagattttatgaccatacataatttaaaatttaacctaTATTGACAAAaagctttaatatttattataatttacaaattgaaaagtacatatttattgatataagatCTTTACTTACTTgattaaatgcatttatttaataatcaagtataagtacctacatgaaatgaattgtttttattaataacattaatattatttttatttttatttatattgcatattgCTATATCAACATTAGTGTTCAATATACTTGAGTAATTCTGCTAACAGTACTccacaaaataattgttataactacTTTAATCgtcttaacttaaaataattataagtcatAACTAATTAACTAAACCTTCGATTGACTACATCCGAATTGTATGCCGTGTACTCACTAGTTTATTTATCATGCgcttatgtgtataatttaaattttttttgaattttctaatttgGCACTTCAATCCAACGATACATACGTATACATGAATTTTGTGACTATTTCTTAGAAACTTATGTGACGGCTAACCGTTTATTTACACCATCTATTTGGCTGAATTTTCTAATTCTACAACGCGTAAATCTATTACTAATCTTTTTATTCCAAACTGAATAGAATGTTTTACTCTCCAAATTCTAGTATATTTCAATTAGTTGATGTTTTAAAGCATGTACAATGTGATACATGTAAAAATgcgtagtttaaatttatataataaacgttgAGACTTgagaaatattctaaaaagaaaaatgtataagtttaGTGAtgacacaatttaaaaataatgaaattagtagaattttatttgtagaaaAGTTGACATTTATGGCGTTGCTgaccttaaaataaataaaataatatttactgtgtTAACTTctccaatatttatatattttattttaatgtaacaaaAGACTGTTCCTTCAGCGGAAAAGTAagttagattattttatttagtaaaagtaTGCAGGGCATGCAATTTGGATAGACCCCACTAAAGGATAGCTTGCAATTTAGACATtccaattcatttatttattattattttttgtatgcaatTCAGATGTATCGGTTcgatttgttttgaaattctaatttagaataaaaaattaaaaaaatattatcttataataattttaaattacttgtgtaaaacaaaattcagtcttcataaataattacaataattgtcgatataatgagtgtttattgtgaaaagattgcCTTGTATGAacttatacacaataatttcatacataaataaggtttaagtaaatttaaattatatatttattttttttcgacgataatagataattattatcaaaattgtatccattttaatagatattatacctaattttaatCCCCCCCTGGAAATactgtttgaataataatattgtgccgAAATTATCTTATCTaaactaaaactataaattaaaatattttattttattaaaaaaaaaagtaactcaTATAAtaggaatataattttattattccgtACAACCCaactttatgtttaaatacttgttcattgtctattaatattatatttattttaccatttaaaCTATTCATGTTATATTTCCTCTCCAAGTATTGTTTGAATTTAGGTTCCGGACTATTTCTTCGACCTCGTGAAGGCCAAAAATTAGGATCATCGTTTTCACCCAAAACTGCGCTGATATCGGCTCTTGAAATTCTTGCATCGCCatttataagctataaaaattacgaatttgattttttaccaAAAGTTTAAGTATTCACTACAGTGACATTCAGCGGTGTCACGTTTAAAGCTTCAGTATTACGTTTTGTCTTGGatcttgttttataaacaCGAGAGTCGGTTTTCATCTtctgtatctatatatatatatatatgagtatgTATACCCAACTCCAGGAATTTGTATTAGAAGTGTATGCAAAGGaaacagtataatagtattttacgaGTATGAAATGGAATTAAACATACggggttatattattaaagtctggttctaaaaatatattctttaaatcTTAGTCATGtactacatttataatatgttaaaatgatttaaattattaaaaataattaataattgcttTTTATAATGTGTGTTTAGGAACACAGAGCTGAGcgttaaaattagatttaaaatgattattgtcTATGATTATAacccatttttttatttaatattaaagagaAATAGATATAGGAttgaatatagtttttttttaattattgtttcgaATTTTTAGAGATCTCcatttattgatgtttttcGATGtgtaacttgtaatattttataaattatccttcgatacatataaattaaactttgttttttatttaatatatttatatttgttatagttttaaaatagaaattgttaaaatgatTATCACGCGAAAACGTCATTCTGTTATCCAAGGGTGTACAaccaaattgtaaaaataatcaaagaataattatttacaatttattaaagaaataaaatagtttaataaaaaattatcgatatttttaaataagtttttggaTACAATGATccggtaatatttataaatacttacaattataatctcaaattaaaagttattgaaaaatacttattaaatatttaattaattcaccaCATCAATTAAAGTGAACTTTAAACCATGAAAAGTTGTATAATCAATtgtagtaaacatttttatgaactttgtaaaaatcgaaaattagcCAACAGTTTTCTTTCTAgttagaaaatttataaaaattttaatatttataccaaaaatataaaaatttaatacaaggtttttgATTAGTTCTCCGATCTgtattcaacaaaaaatttcAACCCCAAAGTAacactaattttttatggaccattaagttcaaatttttacgacattataatatattatatattattattatacatatatctgtAGTATAACTATTTCTTCTcgaaaaatttttgttttaatttaaaacaaattattattgatacttgaaattttcaccaaactGTTATGTCTCTATTTCCTAAACATAATgcaattttcttaatattttgattctttttgagctattcatagatattttaaatgtctatgTTTCTATTAAtgacgataaaaaattatttgctggGTAAATAttcttgaacattttatacaagatataagttgtttttatatttgtaaataaacactaaaaatacattttttttcatatacctacattttaaattaaaatgataacaaaatttgtcaaaacATCGAACATTTACTTACATTTAGttagtaaatacataaatttttttataaaaaatttaaaaaatcttcaattgttataactaagactgacaatataatatataatcataattatttttttataaatattttaagtctaAATTTAGatgtaattacttattttcatgatttatGACAACATtacttgttttgttttaattaaaaacattatttgcggagacttaaaaattttatgtgtaggtattataaatttgactaTATTCAATGACATTTTACAATTCATAGattacttttaacttttaagatattattaccatttataCTACGAATCTATTCACACTGTTTTACGGTACCTAAAATGGTATTgactcaaaaaataataatataataaatgcaatgttttcggtaaaaattaaatcgaccTACAGTAatacatactaataataaaatatgtagctTTAATAgctacctatattaaaaaaaaaacatatcatgaaatatacttagtgatatAGCCTGATAGACAGTCTCctctcagaatcatttttcgtataaaattatgtattattgaattcaatttaaacaCATTCATTACAAAAACCTATAAGACACCTATTATACAGAAAAGTGATACCCACTTACTCGtctttcaaaattcaaatttctaatattttaaaaaatataatttattttaatttaactttatatttaaaatagtaaatatttctagatttttgaaaataaatttgttaagtaCTTAAGTCTTTAAAATGTTGCTAAATCattgaattacatttaattatgtttcttttttaatcAGCGTCTGTTGTGGTATATtcattagttatatataaaatatgttttaatatttatcaaaaattattgttaatacaaataataaaaataataatttaatatcaaacgaTGTACCTGTACAAAATAGGCGACACCTATTAAGTATAACTTTGTTCTTGCGTCCATGAGCTCCATGACGTCCAGTTCGAATGTCCATCTTTTCTTAGGAACTACGTGTATTTATAGACCTTACAACccttacattattatgtttacacgTACCTTAGTTTGGACACACCAGGTGATCGCGATGATTAACTCTGGGATCGGTACCTACTCCCATTTTAATCTTGTTCATGGCGCTAGATACACACCCTTAGGTTATTGTATACACTACCCGATCCTCACAGTCACCCCTACTATTTATGAATTTCGACTAGAGGGTCTACAAGGATTGTGCAAGGTATATGACgacatgttattttattatatgtccaaataaaatttaaaaaaaataataaaaaaaaacatactactgtattatatttgttttctctcaaaataatctatttttcttTGTAGGTCCTTTGGGGAGCCTTTTCTGCTGCGTTTATCATTAACGTGTCACAATGGTGAGTAAAACAATACTTATACTGTCTTGTAATTAATCTAACCTTCTTGTTAATCGCTGTCAGCTA
This sequence is a window from Rhopalosiphum maidis isolate BTI-1 chromosome 1, ASM367621v3, whole genome shotgun sequence. Protein-coding genes within it:
- the LOC113550473 gene encoding uncharacterized protein LOC113550473, which codes for MELMDARTKLYLIGVAYFVQLINGDARISRADISAVLGENDDPNFWPSRGRRNSPEPKFKQYLERKYNMNSLNGHLEKPLYVDEPMWLTIDRRAEGDDDYFWVTRGRRGNSWKHPTASRLSTNSNYRYRDESDNKIK